A genomic region of Camelus ferus isolate YT-003-E chromosome 11, BCGSAC_Cfer_1.0, whole genome shotgun sequence contains the following coding sequences:
- the BCCIP gene encoding BRCA2 and CDKN1A-interacting protein — translation MASRPKRRAVGAGVQATHDEEEDDEVEDEDEDDEDSDEEEDEDDEIVNEEVNIEFEAHSISDNDYDGIKKLLQQLFLKAPVNTAELTDLLIQQNHIGSVIKQTDVSEDSDDDVDEDEIFGFISLLNLTERKGTPCAEQVKELILRLCEKNCEKSLVEQLGKLLNDTTKPVGFLLSERFINVPPQVALPMHQQLQKELAEAHKTNKPCGRCCFYLLISKTFVEAGKSNSKKKWSNQKKAELMFANAEEEFFYEKAILKFNYSVQEESDTCLGGRWSFDDVPMKPLRTVMLIPGDKMNEIMDKLKEHLSV, via the exons ATGGCGTCCAGGCCTAAGCGGCGCGCCGTGGGTGCGGGAGTTCAGGCTACGCACGACGAGGAAGAGGATGATGAAGTCGAGGATGAGGACGAAGACGATGAAGACAGTGACGAAGAAGAGGATGAAGACGACGAGATCGTCAACGAG GAAGTGAATATTGAGTTTGAAGCTCATTCCATCTCAGATAATGACTACGACGGGATTAAGAAACTGCTGCAGCAG cTTTTCCTGAAAGCTCCCGTGAACACTGCAGAACTAACAGATCTCCTAATTCAGCAGAACCACATTGGGAGTGTGATTAAG CAAACGGATGTTTCCGAAGACAGCGATGATGATGTGGATGAAGATGAGATTTTTGGCTTCATAAGTCTTTTGAATTTAACTGAAAGAAAG gGTACCCCATGTGCTGAACAAGTTAAAGAGTTGATTCTCCGCCTCTGTGAGAAGAACTGTGAAAAGAGCTTGGTTGAACAGCTGGGCAAGCTTCTCAATGACACCACCAAACCTGTGGGCTTCCTGCTAAGCGAGCGGTTCATTAACGTCCCTCCGCAGGTTGCCCTGCCCATGCACCAGCAGCTTCA GAAAGAATTAGCAGAGGCGCACAAAACCAACAAGCCATGTGGGAGGTGTTGCTTCTACCTTCTGATCAGCAAGACGTTTGTGGAAGCAGGAAAAAGCAATTCCAAAAAGAAATGGAgcaaccaaaagaaagctgagttAATGTTTGCAAATGCGGAGGAGGAGTTTTTCTACGAG AAGGCAATCCTGAAGTTCAACTACTCAGTCCAGGAGGAGAGCGACACGTGTCTGGGAGGCAGATGGTCTTTTGATGATGTACCGATGAAGCCCTTGAGAACTGTGATGCTAATTCCGGgtgacaaaatgaatgaaatcatggATAAACTGAAAGAACATCTATCTGTCTAA